The Quercus robur chromosome 3, dhQueRobu3.1, whole genome shotgun sequence DNA segment GCCAACAAAAATCAGTTGGtttacttattttaaaaagaattcaTGTAGCCAACACAATCAGTTGGTTCAAGGCCTAGTTAATTCAAATAGATGTCACATAAAAATTTGGAGccaagaaatttaaattttgagtgGGATATGggtcaattatattttcttcagtCTTGCTCATTGTGCTGAAGTTCATTCATTTACACAAAAGAAAGGGGATTGGGCACTGGGCGGGGAAGCAAGCCTTCTAGTAAGTTAGTCTTGCTTCCACTGTGAAATATATTTCTTCGCCATCAAATTGTAGTACTCACAGTACTTTAAACTGATGCTATGTCTCTCTAAAACATGAATAACTTGGTAATGTAAATTGGATTATTCtagtaataaattatatatatatatataatatgtatttTGGTCTTGAATAGGCACTTCTGCAGACGATGTTTCACTCCAAGACATATCCTTATGAGGGCATGCTGTCAGCAAAGGTTGAATATGAATGCCGAATGAGAGGTGCTCAAAGAATGGCGTAAGTTCTTTTCCTTTCTGGATCATTGGATCCAAAAGAATGATTTAGTTTCTAACTCAGTTTATATGTCCAACTTTTGTAATCAAAATTGTTTCCTGAAGTTTCAAACAAGCCTGGATGTCTGAGTTGTCAATATTATTTAATGCTAGGTTCTTGCCaatgatttattaattttataatcactGACCAGATTCAACCCTGTCGTTGGTGGTGGGCCAAATGCTAGTGTTATACATTATTCTCGAAATGATCAGAAGGTGAGTCCATTAATCAAAGCTGGTATCTAGTTTTTATTGTCTtcttaaaatcaaggaactaaatgatattttattagatATGAAAAATCCATGCTTGTaatagtttttataatttattttgcaGATTAAAGATGGGGAACTTGTTTTGATGGATGTTGGATGTGAGTTGCATGGTTATGCCAGTGACCTTACTCGTACCTGGCCACCCTGTGGAAGATTTTCTTCTGCTCAAGTATGTGCCATCAAAATTTGGTTTCTCTTCTGCTGTAGAACGCACTGCTGAATGTTCTTCCATTATCTGATATATGACAAAAGCTTGATAAGATATATTTGCCCCATCTTgtatatcaaattaaaaaatattaactaaattttttatgaagttTGTTTCATGTAATTTTCTAGTGTTTTTTATGCAGGGAGCcaagattttatgttttaatttgcaattaatattgtttttgaatttgaattttgaatttggtaATTAATGTTGAGGGTTTTTAGggatttaaattatatgttttccATATTGGTGTAATCCCCTAAACCATATATAACTAATACTCCTGTAATGGTGAAAGACAGATGAATTTGAATAAGAATAATTGATATGTGTTGAGAATGTCTCCTCCTTTGTTTTCTCTGTTTGGTGGTGATGCCAAATGCCCTTAGATGGTGATGCCTAGGGTTTGCAGACAGGTTCtaggtggtgaagcctagggTTTGTTTTGTTGATACTTTTGTTCCTCTTTTATTTCCAATTTCCTATCTGTTCTGCATCAGTTTTAGTAAACAAAATGACCATTCTTGAAACAGTTTTTAAAATCTAGGTTCACATGCATTTATTTAAGCACCATGGTaggaaacaatttttattactcTAGGCTTATGCACTCCCCCCATTCTCCTTCCCTTTCTGGTTGGAATTTGCCAACTGCAAACCAAATTGCATTGAAAAGTTTCATATAATCTTAAAATTCCTTGTAATCATTCTCTGTCAGCTttctttctttgagtttttctattttgtatcaGCTTTTGTTATCTGAATATTCTGTTATTACAACCCCTTATGCCTGCAGTGTGTTTATTTCAGGAAGAACTTTATGATCTTATACTAGAAACAAACAAGGAATGCCTGAAGCTTTGCAAACCTGGTGCTACCATAAGTCAAATACACAATTATTCAGTATGATCATTTGAACCTAAATTGTTTCCTTTTCTATGGTTTTGCTTTTCATCAGCTGTCTTTAGAAAAGATTAAAATTTCATCCATTAAGAACTTAtccaaaaaaggggaaaaagaaagaaaaagaaaatccagaAAGTATGAGAGCAAAGAATAGCAATTTCTCTCTGCTGCTCAAGTTTAAATCTTTGTTGCATTGTGTTTTATATCTGTAGCTTTCTCTATTTTACTTTGTTACATTATCAGTTGAAAGGCACCTATATATGTAGGGAAATTAAAATTCACAACCATCCGACCTACAAAACATTTTTAACTTGTCAGGAATTATGCTAATGTTTGTGGTCATCACAATATTTCATTGGCATGGCAATTACCTAGTTGGCCCTACTTAGTGTAGTCAGAGGTGAGCGCCCAAGTGCCTTAAACAGGCTGTAGGGCACTTGAGGTGAGAACCTCAAtgaaattcagccaaaaaaaggTCAGTTTTTGTAATTTGGTGAAAAAGGATAGTTCTATACTTAAATTCAAGTTAGCAGGTGTCTCTTTCTCTTGCTTTGTTCTCtcacctctctttctttctgcaTCAGTTTAgaaatagttatttatttatttataatttcaatcATATAAACTTTTGACTGTAATAGTTgttctcctttccttttttttttttttgaaattctttttatttatatgagATTGTTATAAATTCTGTTCTTAGATTAATTAATAGAGCCTCCtaccatttgaaaaaaattaaactgtGCCTAATAAGCATTAGTAACAAATGATTTGAATTCATTATATGTATATTAACTATATTTAGAGTTTGGCATATTGCTTCACTCGGGTGAGTGTGTTTTTGGCACCTCATGTCTCAGTTTATACAAGGACTTGGCACCTTAAGGTCGCCTTTCACCTTTGACCACACCCCTACTCCTTGTGGAAGTATGTATTACTTTATGGTCTTGCCTTCTATCTACTATTTGCTCGAAGGTTAAATAATgttaaattgtaaataaatgaTGTAATCTCTGTAAAACTGTATGGTTTTCATAGGCGGAAATGCTGCGCAAAGGATTCAAGGAGATTGGAATTTTAAAAGATGAGGGAAACAGTTTATACAATATGCTGAACCCCACTTCTATAGGTTTCTCTATGCCCCTCTTTACATGCATTCaagttaatttatatattttttattctttttatatttagtcAAATGTTAGGAATGCAAAGATATAGCCTTAAAATATTGATTACTCTTCAATGGCCACTTGACGCATGACACCGTAGGCTTCCCACCTAGATTAATCACACGGTAAACCTTAGGCTTCACCTCCTAAGGTTGTTTGGATTCACTATCAAACTCAATGCAAACTTTGCATGAATAATcacttaataatattaataattgttTGAATAGTCTAATTACAGAATAAATCATCTGGAGCTTTATATAGAGCTTCCAAGAAAATCTCAAGAGATAAAGATAAACATCCTAAAACAAATCCTAATTGAACTCAAATATTAATCCAAACTAATCCAAATACTAAACTAATCCTTATCTAAGGATATGAAATTCCATCCATATCATAActcaaactaaataaataaaaaaattaaaatctaaaattatctaatgaaaatccaaaataaaatattgagatAGTTTATGGTTATGCTTCTGCATCACCACTATAGTATTTCAAATGTGTtagtttattatatatagaattgGTTCATTAAGAAGATAAGAATTACTAAATTGCTTATGCAATTAgtcacttattattattattttttataaaaaattttttctGTCCAGGTCACAATCTAGGAATGGATGTTCATGATTCTTCCATGATCAGCTATAGCCGGCCCTTGGAGCCAGGTGCTGTAAGTTCCCTCCCTGATTGAACAACAATTCGACTTTCTCTACCTTGGagatattgtatttttttggcATATTGTGGCTGAAATGGTGATACTTTAATATTAGCACATCCTTTTTGGGTGGGGTGAGTGTGtactatttgttttgtttgtttgtttaaagtgtgtgtgtgtgcgctcttttttatttttatatatatttttgtctcAAGATGATTTTTTTAGCATTGGCACCTAGAGgaaattattcataaaaatgaaaaataaaaaaaaggttcacGGCCCTCCCTTTCTCAGGCacatttcttttcaaaaaagaaaagaaaagaaaagaaaatacatcgTATTAAATATCCTTGTGATATAATTGATCACATGGGAATGGGATAGAAAAGCCAGCAAATTATATGTGTTTTGTGATAAACAGCCAACTGCAAGTATGTCTGTGTCCGCTTGTATCACTGTTAGcatactttgatttttttgctgCAATTTTGACCTTATTTTTGTTCATGGGTAGGTGATAACAATTGAACCAGGAGTCTACATCTCATCTTTTTTGGATGTTCCAGAGAGGTACTTGTTGAAATTCATGACATAATTGCTACATCTAATTTTGTACTTATATATTGAGACTTTTATGAACTTGGCTGTTAGCACAGTTTGAACTTTGTAGCTATCTTCTTATTTGCTCAAGCAGTGCAAAAATAATGGGGTTTTGCCCACCAGCCTTAACTGCAAGAGTATTCTTTATGAAAGAAACTGTAAATTGCTTGAACATTCAATGTTTCTTTTGCTCTTATCTCCTCTCGTCCTATGTGGTGGCATGCCTGCTATAGTGAATTGAGTGGGAAGCCTTGATACAAGAGTGTCCAGCTTTAAATTTTCAGCCTTGTTTTTGGTGACTAAATTCCTATTCCTTCATAATTTGCGGTCTTCCAATGTCAGATATATTTTCCTTGAACTTTCATTGTAGGTTCCCTAATATTACTCTTGATGTGTAGCTAATTGCCAATCAGTTGCTTTTATTGCCATTGCAATTAGCTATCTATCTCTTTCATGACATGTTATTCTTAATTTCCATCTTTCACTGAATATCAAATCTGATACCTCCTACCTGGATGTGATAACATTAAGCCATAGGTTTCTAGTTTCTTAGCATTGAATGTTTTGATAAACTATACATGCTATTCATATATGGGTTGTGTTAAGGTGCCCGTTAACAACAGCTTTTTGCACATCTTTTTTACTTTCTGCagctttttattctttttgacagttttttagcaatttttttttatcctttttggcaatccttttaataattttttgtccttttattaACACAACCCATTAAGGGAAATCTTGACAAGCACTGCATGGTGCctgttaacatttcccttcaTATATTGAGGATTGAGAATGTATGATGCAGGTATCGAGGCATTGGGATAAGGATTGAGGATGAGGTCCTCATTACAGACACTGGTCATGAGGTATAAATTAGATTGAAGTTCGTAATAATTTTATTGGTTGCCTGACTGCTGGAGAAAATTTGGTTTTTCCAGTCCTTTTGAGccttacaattatatatatatatatagatatatatatattaaaagaaaagtgTTCTTTATTTGTAGCAGTTGCAGCTTTTACTGATGTTTACTGACTACCATCTTGGTCATTTTTAATAACAGTTACTATGTTTCATCTTTTACATTATTCCTTGATAATGATATTaaagtaatataattatttcatattatctttttttattggttgaAACCAGAGAAAACCAACAGTTTTACCAACAATTATCGTTAATGAGAACCATCATTATAGTTTGTAGCTTGATCTAGTTGATTAAGATGTCATTTGAAAGTTGTTGCTATGTTTTAAGCTTTGTAATTTTCTCTTTCATTGGTGCAGTAATAttcgacattttttttttttttttttttttttgtatttaagtaAACGAAGATCCCATTGATTATTTATAAGAATTCACACTGTTTTTTATATCAGGTCCTCACCGGGTCAATGCCAAAAGAAGTTAAACACATTGAATCATTGCTAAACGACTTCCACCCTGGAATGGGGATGGAGAGCCATAACAATATCAGGGCTGCATCCAATAGATAAATTAAAGAGCTAAGACAGTGATTTATTGTAAGAGGAAATCAATCCCGAGGCTTTCTCCGGTGCTTGGGTTTCATTTTTGAAGCATTTTGTTGTttggagagggggggggggggggtgactTATATTGCACGTTGAGGCATATTCTTGCACAAATTGTGCACAGGTTGGGTTTAATTTGTAACcttatttttgtttaagaaaGTTTTTGGATGATACTTGAACCATTAATAAAGCTAGTTGAACCCCCAACATTCAACTAAATTTTGTTAGGTTTGCTTGATGTGCTCAACTGTCcaattttggttttatattGAATATTTTTCAGGGTTTGCTTCTATATCAGTGTCATGACCCTCAGAGACCATAAAGGAGGCAGTTGGCTGGTTTGGGTTGTCATGTATGTACGAACATGTGTTATTTGGTAGAATTATTTAATACACATTCTTCTCACCTAAATGCAACTTTACATGTAGGTTTCATACATGAAATCCACTTttatatgagagagagacatAATACACCAAGTATATGGTTCAATTTTTAGTTATTTGTGTATTTAAGGGAGGGGGGTGTCTTGTGTATCTGAAATATGTATAATCTTTGTGACAAATGTGTGAATTCCATACAGTAGAAAAGCCAGATATTTTTTGGCGAGGGGGTGGTGGTGTTAACCTTTAGTCTTGTATATCCATTTTGAATTAATATGAATTATtctaaatctaaaacaaaacaaaaaacaaaataaaaaacaaaaaagtaaatctCAAAATAATGCTTATTTTGAAACTAAATCTTTAGTGAAATATGATATACTGCTTTATTAAAATGATTACAATGtatattcttaattttagaaaataattctttttataatactaataaaaaagacaaatgTACGTATATCCCTTCAGTTTTGTCTATTTTCTAATCACCTCATGcgttttactattttaattttaatttttttttttggttgatgaaaTGCGTTTTACTATTGTTTTAGTTAAAAGCATGCGACTTAGGATTTCTTTAATCACGCCACTTTCATATACTGCACttgaatattattattggaATTCATAGGACAATAAACCAATAAGTATGTCatgcataatttaaaatttacattattattattattattattagtaaaatTGGAAGACATGCTATCTATTTGTGATAGGATGGTAGCTTGGGGTTGGCAAGGTAGTAAAATGTGGGTGAGTAGTGGTATGCTCTATTGTGCGCTCGTGGTACTCTTGAGCTTATTTAACTTGTACCTTGGTGCGTGGGGTGATGATTACACAAATAAGTCCCCTTTTTCTTcgctgaaaaaaagaaaagacaaaatgtagggaccattTGTTCTATGGAGTGTTCCTTCTCTCTTCATGTATGGAAGCGAGTAGGTGTTGTTTTGGTAGAAATGCCCCCATTCAATTGTTTAGAGTTAATACAATGGGGCTATTTCCAGCTGAATAGTAAGAAATTTGCAACAAGAGTGGTTAAAGTTTCTATGGCAGCAATAGTACATCACATTTGGAGGTTGAGAATTCAATTACTGCATCAGGGGCCCTTGATTTCATAGGGGCTCTAAATAAAGAATATCTTAAATGATGTGAGATGGAGAGGACTAgagtttttcttccttttaatcCTTTAGTTACTGATCATGCTCTATGCTTTAAATTAAGAATTCAACCATAAATTGCGCTCTTTTGTTTTGTGGTCAATGTGGCAAGAATTGAAAGTATGTCTGGAGTTTGGGAAATCTATTTGTGtgaccttttttattttattttatatatatatatatatatatatattgaggttA contains these protein-coding regions:
- the LOC126716784 gene encoding intermediate cleaving peptidase 55, mitochondrial, with the translated sequence MQILVRKLMQRISHKQATGCRAYCTKMVADIGQPTHASHPQLLKEGEITPGITTEEYISRRNRLLDLLPENSLAIIAAAPVKMMTDVVPYTFRQDADYLYITGCQQPGGVAVLGHYCGLRMFMPEADSHDVIWQGQIAGVDAALEIFRAKKAYPMRELHKYLPDMIYGRSKLFHNRQTAIPTYMKLEYFQKLAKNGKVGDLSTLTHELRWIKSPAELKLMKESASIACQALLQTMFHSKTYPYEGMLSAKVEYECRMRGAQRMAFNPVVGGGPNASVIHYSRNDQKIKDGELVLMDVGCELHGYASDLTRTWPPCGRFSSAQEELYDLILETNKECLKLCKPGATISQIHNYSAEMLRKGFKEIGILKDEGNSLYNMLNPTSIGHNLGMDVHDSSMISYSRPLEPGAVITIEPGVYISSFLDVPERYRGIGIRIEDEVLITDTGHEVLTGSMPKEVKHIESLLNDFHPGMGMESHNNIRAASNR